TTAGATCAAATTAGATCTACTCTGATCAGAATAGATCTGCTTGGATCTAAACAGATCAGGGTAATTCCTTGTATTCAGTATTCATAAGAAAGTCATGTAACGATGTATATGAAGTACTTACATGAATATCAGATAATATCGATAGTAGATTATTATcatgtttatattttctataataaaataattattagctgaataaacaaaaaaatgtatttattttaattacgatAGACTTTTcagaattatcaaaatttaggtGAATGTGTCAAAATTCAGCTAGTTaatcttataattataatacaatgTGAAACAATATTTCTTTATAATCTGTACAGATCTAATCTGATCAGAGCAGATCTGAACTTGTTTTCCCGAGAACAAGTTATATCAGCTCAGATCTGGTTTGATCCGTACAGATCCAattagatctatttatatttacttcatAAATTGATCGTTCAATCAATGTTGATCTATTTTGATCTGATTAGGTTAGATCTAGGTTGATCTAGGTTGATCTAACTTGATCTGAGTTGATTAGATTTGATCAGGGTAGATCTGGACTATCTTTCCCCAAACAAAAatgtcatatctgatcagatctagttTGATCTGAACAGATCAAATCAGATTTACTCTGATCTGGTCTGGGTTCAGTAcaaattataatcaaatttgatctgagTTGATCTGATTTGACCTAATTAGATCAGAacagatctaaattttttttcccggggcTGCATAATTTATTCATAGCTATAATATGCGAATGTGTCATACGCAAATAGTGTATCGTGGattattctaaattttttgtagaggaAGCTCGGGCAAAACAGGAGCAAGTTTGttattgtcaataaaaaataattcatcaaaCTAGATAATTAATAACGGAAAAAAACACGCACACAGTATGAAtcttatttttacgaaaatcaTGCATAAATCTATTTAACATTTGTACTTTACCATCTAGATATCATTTACTGATCATTGATGTATATTCGGCAAAGAAAGCTAATATAACGTCAATAGTATATTTCCTGGAcgtatatttattagttttataaaaataaaatgaaataattcataacatctatttattagaatttatAACTTCAACCACCAAAATACAGATTAGTTTtcaaatatagtaaattttatacattgaAAAACTTTATCCAAGTATATAAGAAACATTTTCTAGCTGATGtagaaaatgtaaaagtttATTTCTTGTAATAAATCACTTTCTATGAAAGCAAACCATCTATGAAAATACATATGGGATGGATAATTTTCATTGCTTATTGACAAGTCAAATAACTTTCCATAACATTTTCTGCTCAATATGATAGAATTTGATGATTCATTAAGTCAAAcaccattaattaatttcgctatattatgttttatcattaaaatgtGGATATAATCAGATATTAACAGTTATGAACAGAGATTAACTAATATCACATGCTAACAACAAACTAAAGTGGTATTCGttatatgttattattatcacatttaaattttgttatcgTTCAACTTCCAGTATCTATTTTCACTGCATAATTAAGGTAATTTTTATGTCATACATCCATTCAATCGGTGGAAAGTAATTTCgacaataaaagtaattacacTTGTCAATAGACAAACCGTCCAAAGCATAAATATGTAATACAAATCTGATGGGCCAATCTCTCGATAACTATCCCACATTTCAATTTCTTTAATCTTGTGCCTTTGTATTGGATTGGTTACTTGTACATCGTCCCAATACTTCAAAAGACCAGAATctgttaattttgataatattttgtcACTTTTAGTTTTAAGCGGCCAGTCTCTACGTACTCGACAGCTtgcaaatttttgattattgtcTAGAACAACATGTAAATCATGTTTCATAGCAGAGGCTAAATTACGTTGGGCATAACCCACACAAGCAGTTCGAAATTTGTCATCATCAACAACGAATTTGTAGCAATCATCATTTGTATAATGaacatattttttctgttcGTCTGTCCAATCATCAACACCTACAATTTCTCTAACATAGGTTGCCATATAAATGgagtatttcaaattttttatatcagtCATACTGTTAACTACATCGTGttgaatttttgttgaatAGGCTGACATGCGCCCCTGATACTCATTATTTATAACCATGACAAAGAAAAGTACGAAagcgaaataaattttcaatgaatacCTATAAAATTGAGACTCCATACTTGTGCTTAATAATAATCGCAGAATTTCAAGTAATCCGGATACAAAATCTAGCTTCTTAGAAATCATTAGTACTATGAGTgtaatcaaaaatatcaaaacaGTAAGAACAATTACTTCAGAACTGCAAATAGAACCAGCTCcgtgaaaaaaagaaacaactTTTTGCGGATGCGTAACTATCAacatattttcaacatgccTTGGATAAAGAAAGGGTAAggcataattaatttttgtaaaaatagcTATACCTAGGTAAATGTCATGAGTCTTGGcttccaaatttttataaaaaatgtcacTGGCTTGATTTCCCCATTTAGCCAAATCAGCTAAAttagtataataaattattggcgTGACATTCAAAgactgaaatatttcaaaaaaaacttttgcatTCAAAGAGAGCAACTTATCACTTAGCGAACTGATATTATAAGCTTTTCCAGATTCCGATGATACTCCTGTGCGTACTATTGCATCTGCGATGACAATGTGTCCATTTAAATACTTggttttatcaaaaaataagttGTCGCAGTGAGATCCATCTAAGtagaaaaattcgaaaattgttaatgattaatattctttgtttttattttgattacacaacatattaatgtataaaaacCTTGAAAGTCAAGTTGCTTATACAGGGTCCATTGGCTGTCCAGGTCATTGACGGGATTTTTAACTTTCTGCCATGGATATGGTGCGTAGTTTACGTAAGGATTATAAGTATACAATGCTACAGAATTATCAGAATACTGACATATGAATACTGATGAAAGTAAATTGTTCTTCCACATTACTTGAAGTATATTCCATGCATTATTGCATGATTCATTAGAAGTTTCAACGATAAGAAATCTCGAGTCAATATTCCACCAGGACGAAGATTTCATTTCTCGAAGAATCGTTTGGAGTTGATTCGATGACAGAACATATGTAGGCCATTTAGGAAAAGATAACTTTTGGTAATCGCttgctttgaaatttttatcgatGAAAATCATGGACATCgtctcattaattaataaagttttataaattatttctttgaGTTCATCAGAAATAATAACTGGAGCCAACGTATGAAACATGCATGTACTACTTATTGTCAATTTCTATAGAGatgtacaaataattattaaatgatttagttatatttttatttaaaaaattaccattttcTGATGAATTAGTAAACTTATATTTTGTGTTGATTCTGCAAATGTCCAAGGTCTTATCAATAAGAAACAGaaagtaattgattttttgaaaactcttattctgacatttatttttatattcattttttttttttttcttcaataaacACTGTCTAGTAGTTTCTAGTGAATCGCAATTAATGACTGACTAATTTTCGTCGACAACCACACTTTGTTTCTAGGTTTTACCAACATGTATTCTCTTTCGCTAAACATAAGGCACACGGTTACCGCGATCATgtgcaatattaatttatctatttaaattatttattcatttatcgtAATGTATATCTCCTTACAAtcacatataattattagatctgaatcaaatattatttgtactgAGAAACAAGTTATTCTatctttgaattttaatattgagtAATGAGGAAAAAGCTTGGACGATTTAAGCTTTGATTTTGCTATCTAATAAAGcaattagatattttttagagTGATAAtgtagatcatataaaaaaaaactatcgtTCTAATTGATTTATGGTTCTGATAAGCGAAAGTGTTACTCGCAAATGATTTGTTCAAATATATTTcagatatatttattcaaagttataatataaaaaaataactattgtTCTAATTGATTAATGGTTCTGATAAGCGAAAGTGTTACACGCGAATGATTTCTAACGGATTATTTTACACgttatacatatttatgtagGACTTTTataaccgttttttttttttgtcagagTTTTCGTTTAAGAGAAAAGCGTGGACAAAAACTATTGACAACCCATCTTAAGCGAATGGTTTTGAACAATTtgcaatagaaaaaataaacacaaaCCAATAGAGAAAAAGTAACGTTTTCAACAGTGATAGTATAGAAAATGTAGGAAAAAGGTTTGCTTTATTAGGTGCATTATAGTTTATgagtataatttattcaaagcttTAATGTGTGAATGTGTCACACGCAAATATTGTGTCGTggattattttacattttttgttgGGGAAGATCGGCCAAAACGGGACCgggtttattattatcaataaaacgGAGTTGattctacactgtaaaaaatcaccggggtaagtccaagcggtgtaggtgttaaaattggcggtgttaaatttcaacatcgaaagcggtgtgaaaataacaccgccgccggtgtaaatattctgtaccggtgttaaaaaaaattctccggtgttaaaataacgccgccaccggtgtagatattctttaccggtgttaaaatattttactttatgaatatttgtacttactcgatcactatacttgttaataaataatattctttataAACTCAGACGCAATTTACCCAGCTTTTACATCGGtaaccccgcttttacaccgatattactccgttttcACACCGGTCaccctgatttaacaccggtgaattactcctcctacaccggtgtaattttattttaacaccgggcggagttaaaatgagttcatttttaacaccgctctttttacagtgtacgagAAGATTAATAAcggtaaaaaaaacagtatGATTTTCATTTCTGATTTTTAACAACCACTTTCTCGAGAACTTATCACCAAACGACTTCTCAAACAATCAAAGACCGGACTTCTCGATCAGTTTAAGACAAGGCTTCTCAACCAATTTAAGAACGGACCTTGTTCAGTGTCATCTGCTCACTCACGAGCAGCTGTGCTATTTGCTACGTGTAAGGTAGTAATACGATCTCTAGAAAACACCCAACATCAAGCACGTAATCTCTTAGACCCAGGCTCAGAGTTGGCACTGGTCTCATCTAAACTCGTCAACCAATTTGGACTTCGCAGGAAGTGATCAGCAATTCCATTACTTGGGGTTGGTAGTACCTGACCGGGAAAAACTTGAGGTTTAGCGACGCTTGATTTGCAATCAATTCACTCAGCGTCTCAAGTGCGATTGGAGGCTAATATATTACCTCGGATTACCATCCAAATTCCATCGGTAGTGGTAACTAATCGAGACTGTCATCATATCAACAAGTTAGAGTTGGCAGATCCAGAACTCTTACCACCAGGTCCAATTGACATCCTCATTGGTGCAGACAATCTCAGACGAATCCTCAAGTCATTTGGTCTAGTTATGAGTGGTCCATCCGAACCCATGGCTATGCATATTGTATTTGGATGGGCAGCACTGGATCCAGTATTTTCAGACTCTCATACGAAACCTCTACAGTCTGTTCATTTAACGGGTAACGATGAATTGCAAGAAACTCTCACGGAATTTtgggaacaaaaaaaagtaccaACCACATCAGCAACACATCTCAGTCTGGCTGAATCAGAATGTGAAGAACATTTCAAAACAACTCATTCTAGAGATGtcttttttcataatttttctcataatCCAATCTCATTGTGGAAAAATACTTATCATCATTTTATATAGCTCGCAATCacatattatttgtaatagaaaacaaaacagttaactttaaatttaatttaacatcttttgaatttattcagttgaatttttcataaaaaattatagaaaatgtAAATATGATCACACATCGACAGTCGAATGTCTATCGACTTACAGTGAATAACATGAATATGAAAACAATTCAGATGAATAATTACTTTGGATtggtttattaaaatatttaattatcgaagTGATAATTGGCTATTAAGTTCTAATTTTTCACTTGATTTATCGATAAACTTTTAATATTCTATGTTGCTCTATAATTAAAGTCATTCTTACGACGTATATGAACTTAATCGatcggaaaaaatttcaaagataaaaataatcgcaCTCGTCAATAGACAAACCGCCCAAAGCAGAAATATGTAATACAAATCTGATGGGACAATCTCGCGATAACTATCCCACATTTCAATTTCTTTAATCTTGTGCCTTTGTATTGGATTTGTTATTTGTATATCTTTCCAATACTTCAAAAGACCAGAATCtgttaattttgttaatattttgtcaattttagttttaagcGGCCAGTCTCTGCGTACTCGACAGCTtgcaaatttttgattattgtcTAGAACAACATGTAAATCATGTTTTATAGCAGCGGCTAAATTACGTCCGACATAACCCACACAAGCAGTTCGAAATTCGTCATCATCAATAACGAATTTGTAACAATCATCATTTGAATAATGaacatattttttctgttcGTCTGTCCAATCATCAACACCTACAATTTCTCTAAGATAAGTTGCCATATAAAtggaatattttaaattttgtaaatcagTAATACTGTTAACTACATCGTGTTGGATTTTTGTTGAATAGGCTGACATACGCCCTTGATACTCATTATTTATAACCATGACAAAGAAAAGCACGAaggtgaaataaattttcaatgaatatCTATAAAATTGAGACTCCATACTTATGCTTAATAATAATCGCAAGATTTCAAGTAATCCGGATACAAAATCTAGCCTCTTGCAAATCATTAGTACTATgagagtaattaaaaatatcaaaacagTAAGAACGATTACTTCAGTACTGCAAATAGAACCAGCTTCTTCAAAAAAAGATAATACTCTTTGCGGACGCGTAActatcaacaaattttcaacatGTCTTGGATAAAGAAAGTTTAAGTTAGAATTAGCGTTTGTAAAAACAACTATAGTCAGAAAAATATCATGAGTATTATCTACCAAGTTTTTGTACAATATGTCACTGGTTCGATTTCCCGTTTTAACCAAATCAATTAAACTCGTATAATAAATTGTAGGCGTGACATTCAAAGAAcgaaatatttcaagaaaaacTTTTGAGTTATAATAGAGCAACTTATCACTTAGCGAACTGATATTATAAGCTTTTCCAGATTCCGATGATACTCCTGAGCGTACTAGTCCATCTCCGATGACATTATGTCCATTTAGATATTTggttttatcaaaaaataagttGTCGCAGTCAGGTCCATCTATATAggaaaattcgaaatttgttaatgattgatattctttatttttatttttattacacaacatgttacactgaaaaaaataatcgctagctgctagcgatttttttctttagcagctagcgatttttaatcgttagctgcaagcgattatttcgctagctgctagcgattttttctttagcaggtagcgattaaaaatcgcttgctggaagcgattttttctttggcagggagcgattaaaaatactgtttttatcattgaaatatatttataaatatacatattcatatatatttatacatatatataaatatatattagtatatatatatatatatttatacatatatataaatatatattagtatatatatatatatatatatatatatatatatatatatatatatatatatatttatatatatttttatatatttatatttatatatatatatatatactagccGTTACCTGCCCGCTTCGCTGGGCGTAAATTACAGTTAagtgatgatttttttatttcatgattAAGAATATTTCTATAACTATGGCTTTGACCGATGACTTCCTCGGCAattgtattgatattattGTAGTAAGCTATAAAGAACTAATGACAAAATGcaattagaaataattacaCCACAATCATAACGATGAGACGAAAATgttatttgcttttttttttttttgagttgaaAACATACGCGTCTCCTTTATCAGATCTCGGATAAAAGACGgagtttataatattttgattgaaatgtaattattttttgttttttctttaacatAGATTCATTGAAGTAATTCAGTTAAAgggtgtataaaaaattaatatcgtaCCTTTGAAACCCattttacactgagaaaaaaaacttttttcaagtatATAAATGCTTGTATCATACCGAGTgaatatttgtttaatctCAGTAAAAATGTACTCCGATCaagtatattttcttaaaataagtatagaaattcttgaatcaagaaaatattactcGGTTGAAGTACATATTTTCTATGATtaagaatattatttgtttgtatagtgccgagtaaatatttttttaaatgaagtaTTTATACTTgggaacatttttttttttcagtatagtACATAAGTAGACGATACAATTAATCGTCATACTTAATTTAAACTCTgtaacacatatatttaaaaaacgggaATACACTAACGTTTGACACTCCCCCAAACTCCTTTAGGAGTTGAATCTATTAAATCCGATTTATGAGAGATACTTACACAGAAACTAAAGTtatcttaaattaagaaaatattttggaagccaAATGTTTTCGGGAATCaaatcaagattttcttgagccaagagaatttgtcttggttaaaaaaaaatttgccttggtcggagaagatttctactttatctgagaaaatttaggtttccaaaaaaattttcttgaatcaagaatatttatcttcagtcgagaatttttttttctgtgtacatgaCAAAGTTAACGTTCATGCCGAATTTAAGCTCTGTACCATATATATTCAATGAACGGAAGCATATTAACTTTTAACGCCCCACGAACCCTCTTAGgagttttgattttattaaagtcGTTTCATGAGGGATCCCTAAATGACATAATAAACGTTCATGCCGAATTTCAACACTGTAACGTTTGTATTTGAAAAACGGAAGCATATTAACGCTTGAAGCCCACGCAAACCCTGttaggagtaaattttattaaagcccTTATGAAGAATACCTACATGacatcccgggaaaaaatgattttgcctaattatatataattatatatgattatatatggttatatatagacctatatataagtatatatagtcttatatataattagacctaattataccgggaaaaaaatgatttcgcctaattatatatgattatatatagaatatgtatggttatatatagacctatatataagtatatatagccttatatataattagacctaattataccgggaaaaaaatgattttgcctaattatatatgattatatataaaatatatatggttatatatagacctatatataagtatatatagccttatatatcattagatctaattatatcccgggacaaaattattttgcctaattatatatgattgtatatggaatatatataatagtatatataatagtatatacctatatatagttatacataggtctatatatgattagatctgattagacctgacctatatagacccatatatagtaatttttattatattttagatctttagatctatatataatcaaatataaattaattatttatatatatatatatatatataagttaatattttatttatagaatatatttaatttctttaatatattAGTAAAAATGACTCTAGTAATTTACGTTTGTAAGTACTAATAGTCTAATGACATGATTATATTATCTAtctataaatacataataaaatgttatataacaaaaataaatatatgtagtaGCACAGTCGTTAATTATactctatatttatattttgagggaaatataatttgttatgaataattgcaaacgtataattaaaaaataaacttccctCTGAATTCTTCAATATTAATCGTACATGAACATacgtaattgtatataaattacacataatcatatatatgattaaacCCGCCTaattttcggatctaattatatataaaatatgatatatatatgtattatacataatcatatctaattatatatgagtatatataacttatatatgattatatataattagacctggccaattttcagatctaattatatataacgtattatatataatcatatataacctatatataattatatataaattatatataattagacctggccaatttttagatctaattatatataaggtcttatatataattatatataattaggcaaaatcattttttcccgggatcaCAAACGTTCACGCTGAATTTTAAATCCGTAAGCCTTATAGTTCCAGAGATACTATATTGAATAGATTTACATTCTTACTTAGTTACAAATAAGTCAGATTAGACTCTTTTATTTTGACTGTTTAATAAACTGTGATATACGATTCAGTTGACAGAAACAATtgataaatgaaacaaaatctaatcgataaaaaaaatataaaaaacaattaacgctaatggaataaaaacaattgatggctgtaatttaactgtttttttcttatacttttagaaaaataatttaaatacccGAATCCTGAGTAACAATTGATTCAAAAAGTAgcctatattttaaatgacagcatcttgtatatgtataaaaaatttcatctcaatcagataagtggttaattagtaataaaggTACAAACCGACAGAGAGACAGACAGACGAAAATTCCAAAATGGGTAGATAATGTATGAGTAggtcataaaaatgatatttgacACATAATTCCAAATAAAAACACCATGTACAGACAGAgcctatagatttatatattagtAAAGGTGCACAAAAACGggtgataaataatataaatgattatttataggTTATgatcttcatttattttacatattgtGTAAGATATGTTATTTTGTCTTTTTAATCCCATATATCAtacaacaaattaaaaaaattcaagtaataaattaaatagatttaCATTCTTACTTAGTTACAAATAAGTCAGATGAGACACTCTTATTTTGACGgtttaataaagttatttagtTCTTCAATAAGGCATTGGGATAACCtatcaatttaattgacaGAAACAATcgataaatgaaacaaaatctaatctacacagaaaaaacagatatcttgagtcaagaaaatatttttgaagacaaacgttttcgggaaccaagtcaagattttcttgagccaagagaattcgtcttggttggagaagatttctactttatctgagaaaatttaggtctccaaaaaaattttcttgaatcaagaatatttaccttcagtcgagaatttttttttttgtgtgtatgaaaaaaaaatataaaaaacaattgatatGCGTTATATAGAAACAATTGACGCTGAtggaataaaaacaattgatggctgtaatttaactgtttttttattgtacttttagaaaaataatttatatacccaaattctgatttataattaatttaaaaagtagccTATATTCTAAGTGACAGCATCTTGTatatgcataaaaaatttcatctcaatCAGATGAGTGGTTGATCAGTTATAAAGGTACAAACAGACAGAGAGACAGACAgacaaaaattccaaaaaggGTAAATACAGTATTAGTAggtcataaaaatgatatttgacgcataattcgaaataaaaacacaatGTACAGACAGAgcctatagatttatatattagtatagatatagatataaaatataaaattattaatcactaTAAGTTATATTGAATTGATCAATCTTGGTTAACTTagcatacaaaaataaaaaaattattctaaataacTAAGCAAAATCAAGTACTTATCTTTCAaaccaaattatttttataagttaatgCACAAAAAcggttgataaataatataaatgattatttataggTTATgatcttcatttattttacatattgtgtaaaatatgttattttgtctttttaatcctatatatcatacaaaaaaaaaaaaaaaattcaagtaataaattaaatagatttaCATTCTTACTTAGTTACAAATAAGTCAGATGAGACACTCTTATTCTGACTGTTTAATAAGGTTAGTTAGTTCTTCAATAAGGCATTGAGATAACCtatcaatttaattgacagaaacaattgataaatgaaacaaaatctaatctatgaaaaaaaatataaaaaacaattgatatGCGTTATATAGAAACAATTGACGCCAAtggaataaaaacaattgacgctaatgaaatgaaaacaattgaTGGCTGTAATataactgtttttttattgtacttttagaaaaataatttatatacccGAATTCtgatttataattgatttaaaaagtagCCTATATTCTAAGTGACAGCAtcttgtatatgtataaaaaatttcatctcaatCAGATAAGTGGTTGATTAGTTATAAAGGTACAAACAGACAGAGAGACAGACAgacaaaaattctaaaaatggTAGATTATGTATGAGTAggtcataaaaatgatatttgacccataattcgaaataaaaacacaatGTACAGACAGAgcctatagatttatatattagtatagatatatatatatatatatatatatatatatatatatatatatatgtatatatatatgaatatataaatatatatttataaatttatttcaatgataaaaacagtatttttaatcgctacctgctaaagaaaaaatcgctagccgctagcgaaataatcgcttgcagctaacgattaaaaatcgctagctgctaaagaaaaaaatcgctagcagatagcgattatttttttcagtgtaatgtATAAAAACCTTGAGAGTTGAGTCGCTTATACAGGGTCCATTGGCTGTCTTGCTCATTGACGGgatttttcactttttgcCATGAATACGGTGCGTAATTTACATAAGGATTATAAGTATATAATGCTACTGAATTATCAGAATACTGACATATGAATACTGATGAAAGTAAATTGTTCTTCCACATTAATTGAAGTGTATTCCATGCATTATTGCATGATTCATTAGAAGTTTCAACGATAAGAAATCTCGAATCAATATTCCACCATGACGAAGATTTCATTTCTCGAAGAATCGTTTGGAGTTGATTTGATGACAGAACATATGTAGGCCATTTAGAAAAAGATAACTTTTGGTAATCGCttgctttgaaatttttatcgatGAAAACCATGGACATAGTCtcgttaattaataaagtttcataaattatttctttgaGTTCATCAAAAACAATAACAGGAGCCAAGTTATCAAAAAAGCATGCATCACTAAGTGTCAATTCCTACAATATAAACGAAGAATAATCGAATGATttacgtatatatttttattataaaaattaccattttttGATGAATCAGTAAACTTCTGTTTTGTGATGATTCTGCATAAGCCCAagata
The Microplitis mediator isolate UGA2020A chromosome 6, iyMicMedi2.1, whole genome shotgun sequence genome window above contains:
- the LOC130670072 gene encoding uncharacterized protein LOC130670072, which codes for MIIQMNNIIRVSKKLTTFCFLLIISWAYAESSQNRSLLIHQKMELTLSDACFFDNLAPVIVFDELKEIIYETLLINETMSMVFIDKNFKASDYQKLSFSKWPTYVLSSNQLQTILREMKSSSWWNIDSRFLIVETSNESCNNAWNTLQLMWKNNLLSSVFICQYSDNSVALYTYNPYVNYAPYSWQKVKNPVNEQDSQWTLYKRLNSQDGPDCDNLFFDKTKYLNGHNVIGDGLVRSGVSSESGKAYNISSLSDKLLYYNSKVFLEIFRSLNVTPTIYYTSLIDLVKTGNRTSDILYKNLVDNTHDIFLTIVVFTNANSNLNFLYPRHVENLLIVTRPQRVLSFFEEAGSICSTEVIVLTVLIFLITLIVLMICKRLDFVSGLLEILRLLLSISMESQFYRYSLKIYFTFVLFFVMVINNEYQGRMSAYSTKIQHDVVNSITDLQNLKYSIYMATYLREIVGVDDWTDEQKKYVHYSNDDCYKFVIDDDEFRTACVGYVGRNLAAAIKHDLHVVLDNNQKFASCRVRRDWPLKTKIDKILTKLTDSGLLKYWKDIQITNPIQRHKIKEIEMWDSYREIVPSDLYYIFLLWAVCLLTSAIIFIFEIFSDRLSSYTS
- the LOC130669525 gene encoding uncharacterized protein LOC130669525, which encodes MNIKINVRIRVFKKSITFCFLLIRPWTFAESTQNISLLIHQKMKLTISSTCMFHTLAPVIISDELKEIIYKTLLINETMSMIFIDKNFKASDYQKLSFPKWPTYVLSSNQLQTILREMKSSSWWNIDSRFLIVETSNESCNNAWNILQVMWKNNLLSSVFICQYSDNSVALYTYNPYVNYAPYPWQKVKNPVNDLDSQWTLYKQLDFQDGSHCDNLFFDKTKYLNGHIVIADAIVRTGVSSESGKAYNISSLSDKLLSLNAKVFFEIFQSLNVTPIIYYTNLADLAKWGNQASDIFYKNLEAKTHDIYLGIAIFTKINYALPFLYPRHVENMLIVTHPQKVVSFFHGAGSICSSEVIVLTVLIFLITLIVLMISKKLDFVSGLLEILRLLLSTSMESQFYRYSLKIYFAFVLFFVMVINNEYQGRMSAYSTKIQHDVVNSMTDIKNLKYSIYMATYVREIVGVDDWTDEQKKYVHYTNDDCYKFVVDDDKFRTACVGYAQRNLASAMKHDLHVVLDNNQKFASCRVRRDWPLKTKSDKILSKLTDSGLLKYWDDVQVTNPIQRHKIKEIEMWDSYREIGPSDLYYIFMLWTVCLLTSVITFIVEITFHRLNGCMT